The Gloeocapsa sp. PCC 73106 DNA segment GATCTTGTTAGAGCAAAAAAACTACGAAGCCGCTAAAGACTTACTACTTCCGGTGCGTTCAGTGGATATAGCAGAAGCGATCGAATTACTTCCCCCTGCTTTACAATTAATCGCTTTTCGCTTACTCAACAAAGCAGAAGCGATCGAAGTTTATGAGTACTTGGATTCTCGAGTACAACAAATTTTAATCGAGCAGTTTCAAGATGAAGAAGCCATTGAGATTATTGACAATATTTCCCCAGACGATCGCGCTCAATTATTCGATGAA contains these protein-coding regions:
- a CDS encoding magnesium transporter MgtE N-terminal domain-containing protein — its product is MNESTVVTGSRSELRELIRDQLQILLEQKNYEAAKDLLLPVRSVDIAEAIELLPPALQLIAFRLLNKAEAIEVYEYLDSRVQQILIEQFQDEEAIEIIDNISPDDRAQLFDE